AAAAGGGCGGCCCGTCGAGCTTCTGGAGCTCGCCTGCGGGTCGGGCGAATTCACCCTGGGGATGGCCCGGCTGGCCAAGAAAAAGGGCCTGCCGGTGGTCCTTACGGGAAGCGACTACATACCGGCCTACGTGGAAATGGGCAACCGGAACGCGGCCAGGCGGAAACTTCCCGTCTCCTTCCGGGAGGTCAACGCATTCGACATGCAGGCCGTTTCCCCGGGCGAATTCGATCTCATGTTCATCAACCAGAGCATCCACCATTTTTCGCCCGGCCAGATAGCCATGATGATAGCCCAGTCGCGCCTTTTGGGAGCCGACGCCTTTTTCGGCTTCGACGGGCTCCGAAGCATCCAGGTGCTCCTGGGCCTGCCCCTGCTCACGTCCCTATCTCTTCGGGCCTACATGGTTCACGACGCCCTGATTTCGGCCCGCAAGCTCTACAGCGACTTCGAGCTTTCCCTCATCGCCCGCATGGCGGCCCCGGATTCGCCCAACATGACGATCCATTCGGTTCCGCCGACCCACACGGCCCTCATAGTGCGCCACGATCTCGCCCCGTGCGGGCCAGCGGCATGAAACGCAGCCAAATCAGAATGATTTCCGGGTTATTCTGCCAAGTTTGATGTTGCACACCAAAATTCAATAATGCTACATGTAACCGGATATTCGCCCGCCGCCAAACCGGATTTAAGCAAAGGCGGGCAGACGCGTCACGGAACTTTGATCAAACGGCGTTCATCAATAAAAAGGGCATGAAAAAAGGAGGACGGAACATGGCAAAAAAGATTTTGGCGGCGCTTCTCATTGTCGCAGTGGTCTGCGGAGCGGCCTTTGCCGCAGGCAAAAAACGCACCATCACCTTTGCGACCGACGCCACCTGGCCCCCCATGGAATTCATGGACGCCAAAAAGCAGATCACAGGCTTTTCCATTGACTACATGACTGCTGCAGCCAAGGAAGCGGGCTTTGACGCCAAATTCCAGGCCACGGCATGGGACGGCATCTTCGGCGGCCTGGAAGCCGGCCAGTACGACGCAGTTTGCTCCTCGGTCTCCATCACCGAGGAACGCAAGAAGACCATGGCTTTTTCCGAGCCCTACTACCAGGTGAAGCAGGCCGTTGTGGTGCCCAAGGGCAAAAAGATCAAGGCCCTGAAAGACC
The Deltaproteobacteria bacterium genome window above contains:
- a CDS encoding class I SAM-dependent methyltransferase, with translation MLQMRETGFTAHSELAAEESFPPSWQSMEELCATADRWIKGVRERRRIIARKRGRLLSMADAFDRALRTEELEHLDEEDFPTSKKWKMVSGIHLLNLSLFTYHRIFWLLEPLIRDLAEKKGRPVELLELACGSGEFTLGMARLAKKKGLPVVLTGSDYIPAYVEMGNRNAARRKLPVSFREVNAFDMQAVSPGEFDLMFINQSIHHFSPGQIAMMIAQSRLLGADAFFGFDGLRSIQVLLGLPLLTSLSLRAYMVHDALISARKLYSDFELSLIARMAAPDSPNMTIHSVPPTHTALIVRHDLAPCGPAA
- a CDS encoding basic amino acid ABC transporter substrate-binding protein, whose protein sequence is MAKKILAALLIVAVVCGAAFAAGKKRTITFATDATWPPMEFMDAKKQITGFSIDYMTAAAKEAGFDAKFQATAWDGIFGGLEAGQYDAVCSSVSITEERKKTMAFSEPYYQVKQAVVVPKGKKIKALKDLAGKDVGSQISTTGTFAVQEEKSVKSKTYDDVGLAFEDLYNGRIAAVVCDDVVASQYALRTPKYSGKFVIGLVIQSKTAEYYGIAVKKDNAEVLALVNKGIAAVKKKGIDKKLQQKWMGGKK